Proteins from a genomic interval of Sulfurimonas sp. HSL3-2:
- a CDS encoding TOBE domain-containing protein, with the protein MEIDGRFWLTKDGRSFLGSGRIELLNLIEKTGSINAAAKEMKMSYKAAWERINSMNELADEPIIQRKVGGKGGGGTTLTPYAHELIQTYNRLHELHRQFIDRFSEAGDSPELLAKILNRTFLTTSARNQIPAKISKIDVNELSSIITIDLSGGSKILSTITSKSVNSMNLHVGSDIYAIIKSSDIKIHATAPKETDNLNILEGTIESIQSTELNSELALRINDKTLLVTLLGKDELDSFRVGKKAFASIACNNIIVGL; encoded by the coding sequence ATGGAAATAGACGGTCGTTTTTGGCTTACGAAAGATGGACGAAGCTTTTTAGGCTCAGGGAGGATAGAACTTCTAAATCTGATTGAAAAAACCGGTTCCATAAATGCAGCGGCAAAAGAGATGAAGATGAGCTATAAAGCTGCATGGGAACGCATTAACAGTATGAATGAGCTTGCAGATGAGCCGATCATTCAAAGAAAAGTAGGCGGTAAAGGCGGCGGCGGAACTACACTTACACCATATGCTCATGAGCTGATACAAACATATAATAGATTACATGAACTTCACCGTCAATTTATCGACCGCTTTAGTGAAGCAGGAGATAGTCCTGAACTGCTTGCCAAGATTCTTAACAGGACTTTCCTTACGACAAGTGCTAGAAATCAAATACCGGCAAAAATATCAAAGATCGATGTAAATGAACTCAGTTCCATTATCACGATAGACCTTTCCGGCGGGAGTAAGATACTCTCTACTATTACTTCTAAATCGGTCAACAGTATGAACCTGCATGTAGGCAGTGATATCTATGCGATCATAAAATCCAGTGACATCAAGATACATGCTACAGCGCCAAAAGAGACGGATAACTTAAATATACTAGAGGGAACGATTGAATCGATACAAAGTACGGAATTAAACTCCGAACTTGCACTTCGTATCAATGACAAGACTCTCTTGGTGACACTTTTGGGTAAAGACGAGTTAGACTCTTTTCGTGTGGGTAAAAAAGCATTTGCAAGTATTGCCTGTAATAATATAATCGTAGGACTATAA
- a CDS encoding GGDEF domain-containing protein yields MLDSLKYKFCNYDLFSFKDKKMQKRFNDWREPSRFRQTSRITILTASLYILYAFLDRLVAPAQTVDLMITIHLYAIPSILFLISLMAYLKRYCFWMTSLLIIAPVLAAMGNLMIASEFEGYTIYITEIYLIIFWIFTVSGLKLFHATLSALSVFTLSAVTIYNIYPAQIHEFIMHIFWMLASLSFGFLDGYLLEDSNRSTFLKQEELEKLASTDKLTGLYNRAKLEEVLKSELDQSKRYGRTFGMLILDIDYFKDINDTYGHLIGDDFLVELTNVIKKSTRSSDTLIRWGGEEFVIICLETDKQDAITLAQNIRQNVEKTPFKTVGSKTVSIGVTVNKNDDDVYSITTRADEALYKAKSEGRNRVEFL; encoded by the coding sequence ATGCTCGATAGCCTCAAATACAAGTTTTGTAACTATGATCTTTTTAGTTTTAAAGACAAAAAGATGCAAAAGAGGTTTAATGATTGGAGAGAACCTTCAAGATTTAGACAGACCTCTAGAATAACGATCTTAACAGCATCACTATACATACTATACGCCTTTTTAGATAGACTGGTAGCACCTGCACAAACCGTAGACTTGATGATAACCATCCACCTCTACGCTATCCCTTCCATTCTTTTTCTGATATCGTTAATGGCATATCTCAAGAGATACTGCTTTTGGATGACATCACTGCTCATCATAGCTCCTGTACTTGCAGCTATGGGAAACTTGATGATCGCATCCGAATTTGAGGGATATACGATCTATATAACTGAGATCTATCTTATAATATTCTGGATATTCACGGTATCAGGATTAAAACTTTTTCATGCTACACTAAGTGCTTTGAGCGTGTTTACACTATCTGCCGTGACTATATACAATATATATCCTGCGCAGATACATGAGTTTATAATGCATATCTTTTGGATGCTTGCATCTTTGTCATTTGGCTTTTTAGACGGTTATCTTTTAGAGGACTCGAACAGATCCACTTTTTTAAAACAGGAGGAGCTTGAAAAACTTGCATCGACCGATAAATTAACCGGTCTATACAACCGCGCAAAATTAGAAGAGGTACTCAAGAGTGAACTAGATCAAAGTAAAAGGTATGGCCGTACTTTTGGTATGCTTATTTTAGATATAGATTATTTTAAAGATATAAACGACACCTATGGACATCTCATAGGTGATGACTTTTTAGTCGAATTGACTAATGTTATTAAAAAGTCTACTCGTTCATCAGATACATTAATAAGATGGGGCGGAGAGGAGTTTGTAATAATCTGTTTGGAAACAGATAAGCAGGATGCTATCACACTTGCTCAAAATATAAGACAAAACGTAGAAAAAACTCCCTTTAAGACAGTCGGATCAAAAACGGTAAGTATTGGTGTAACCGTAAATAAAAACGATGATGATGTCTACTCCATAACAACAAGAGCGGATGAAGCACTCTACAAAGCAAAAAGCGAGGGGAGAAACCGCGTAGAGTTTTTATAG
- a CDS encoding efflux RND transporter permease subunit: MFAKFEQAVLKGIQSQKQRKYIILGTIAALFLSIMMIPTELVLAKMLPGKNNDTFNIYVKLPQGSSIEQTNSVTNCVASIIQKEKEVTDLEVFLGMGSPLDFAGLIKGSQFKNSENVAELVVNLTKKHEREEPSYMMVQRLRPVILKSCQSIVKESDISFVEPPAGPPTLAAIVAEIYGNDAKGIRELADKVDGIFKKTKGLVDVDTMEDAIYDTFDIKVNPEKAARSGVSIKQINDIMYLAFEGMDIAVKNSPKYNDQIPIFLSLSDSSKRFTTKDLDALRAKLSSLKLMNKFGMMVPITEMVSIVSTKSNPTIMSKDLHQMTNVMAETDMVSQVYPLIDARAQILKELSNDYDITKTGLFDLELKDKKSGKVYELKWDGEMKVTLDTFRDLGGAFIAALVLIFLLMVVYYKSYTLSGIILIGSFLSIIGVIVGHWIMDIFTTDTFFLTATSLIGFIALIGISSRNSLLLIDFTKSLMHDKGMHKADAIAYATATRAKPIFLTATAIILASTLLAGDAVFGGLGVSLIFGTIAAVIASLMVVPILLYNADLEKHFHFHEKKAVSITDPL; this comes from the coding sequence ATGTTTGCAAAATTTGAACAAGCTGTATTAAAAGGTATTCAAAGTCAGAAGCAAAGAAAATACATTATTCTCGGTACCATTGCTGCACTTTTTTTATCGATTATGATGATACCTACGGAGCTCGTTTTAGCGAAGATGCTGCCGGGTAAAAACAATGATACATTTAACATCTATGTAAAACTCCCTCAGGGAAGCTCGATCGAGCAGACGAACAGCGTGACGAACTGTGTTGCATCTATTATACAAAAAGAGAAAGAAGTAACGGATCTAGAAGTGTTTTTAGGCATGGGATCACCGCTTGACTTTGCAGGACTGATCAAAGGCTCACAGTTTAAGAACTCTGAAAATGTCGCAGAACTAGTTGTCAATCTGACAAAAAAACATGAAAGAGAAGAACCGTCATATATGATGGTACAACGCCTTCGTCCTGTCATATTAAAAAGCTGTCAATCTATCGTAAAAGAGAGCGATATCTCTTTTGTCGAGCCTCCTGCCGGTCCGCCGACACTTGCAGCAATCGTTGCAGAGATATACGGAAACGATGCTAAAGGGATCAGAGAGTTAGCTGATAAAGTCGATGGTATATTTAAAAAGACCAAAGGTCTCGTTGACGTCGATACTATGGAAGATGCTATCTATGATACTTTTGATATCAAAGTCAACCCTGAAAAAGCTGCACGTTCGGGTGTCAGTATAAAACAGATCAACGATATCATGTACCTAGCATTTGAAGGGATGGATATAGCTGTTAAGAACTCTCCGAAATATAATGATCAGATACCTATATTTTTATCACTCAGCGACAGCTCAAAAAGGTTTACGACAAAAGATCTGGATGCTTTAAGAGCGAAACTTTCAAGCTTGAAACTTATGAATAAATTCGGCATGATGGTTCCTATAACAGAGATGGTCAGTATCGTATCAACAAAATCGAATCCGACTATAATGAGTAAAGACCTGCACCAGATGACCAATGTGATGGCCGAAACTGATATGGTCTCTCAGGTCTATCCTCTTATCGATGCTAGAGCCCAGATACTAAAAGAGTTAAGCAACGATTATGATATAACAAAGACTGGACTGTTTGATCTGGAACTCAAAGACAAAAAAAGCGGTAAAGTCTACGAACTGAAATGGGATGGCGAAATGAAAGTGACGCTTGATACTTTTAGAGATCTCGGCGGTGCTTTTATAGCAGCGTTAGTACTTATTTTCCTGTTAATGGTCGTGTATTACAAAAGCTATACACTCAGCGGCATCATCCTGATCGGAAGTTTCCTTTCTATCATAGGTGTTATCGTCGGTCACTGGATAATGGATATATTTACGACGGATACTTTCTTTTTAACAGCGACTTCTCTTATCGGATTTATCGCTCTTATCGGTATCAGCTCTCGTAACTCGCTGCTGCTTATCGATTTTACAAAATCTCTTATGCATGACAAAGGTATGCATAAAGCCGATGCCATCGCTTACGCAACTGCAACACGTGCAAAACCGATTTTCCTTACGGCAACGGCGATCATCCTTGCTTCGACACTTCTAGCAGGAGATGCGGTATTCGGTGGACTTGGAGTCTCTTTGATATTCGGGACTATCGCAGCTGTGATCGCATCACTTATGGTTGTACCGATACTGCTATACAATGCAGACTTGGAAAAACATTTCCATTTCCATGAGAAAAAAGCTGTATCTATAACAGATCCTCTATAA
- a CDS encoding efflux RND transporter permease subunit: MKHKPYEPKDVAGKLAKTFIQNPLTMVLGIFLLALGYISLEVMPREENPQMVVSGSTVIVALPGATAAEVERVIVKPLERKLKEVKGVEHIYGTAMDNVGIVNAAFFIGENKEDSNLKVYDKIMQNSNMFPKGAMNPVIKPLDIDVDIPIVSVAFYSNDKNMTETDLYDNVKTMQHYINGLPNVAVTDLKGGHKHQYNIEVDINRLAGYNLSLGQITKAVQSLSYNVPNIKNRTKDNQIVIFGVKNAVQSIEDINNIIVADYMGSPIYLKQVADVTDGYNYQNFKSAQISIQSADHKFSKLQNQVTLTISKLQGTNAVVIADAVKEELSKYKDMLAKNGINYVITRNDGERANDAVNELVFHLILSIIIIAILLIFVLGWRESLIVTFTVPAILAITLFVAYLSGQTINRITLFAFLLSLGLLVDAAIIVIENIHRHYHSADSAHKDKDELMIEATDEIGAPTNIATLAIIMTMIPMAFVGQMMGQFMKPIPANVPVALIASLFVAYIFTPYLAVRILKRPKHNEEHK; the protein is encoded by the coding sequence ATGAAACATAAGCCATACGAACCTAAAGACGTAGCAGGTAAACTAGCTAAAACATTTATACAAAATCCTCTTACTATGGTACTGGGTATATTTCTGCTTGCACTTGGGTATATCTCATTAGAGGTCATGCCGCGTGAAGAGAATCCTCAAATGGTCGTCAGCGGTTCGACCGTCATCGTCGCACTTCCGGGTGCTACTGCTGCTGAAGTAGAACGTGTCATAGTAAAACCTCTGGAGAGAAAACTTAAAGAGGTAAAAGGTGTCGAGCATATCTACGGCACAGCTATGGATAACGTCGGTATCGTAAATGCTGCCTTTTTCATCGGTGAGAACAAAGAAGACTCAAATCTAAAAGTCTACGACAAGATCATGCAAAACTCAAATATGTTCCCTAAAGGTGCTATGAATCCTGTTATAAAACCGCTCGATATAGATGTCGATATCCCTATCGTCTCCGTTGCATTTTACAGTAATGATAAAAATATGACCGAAACAGATCTTTATGATAATGTCAAAACTATGCAGCACTATATAAACGGTCTTCCAAACGTCGCGGTTACAGACTTAAAAGGCGGTCATAAGCACCAATACAACATAGAAGTAGATATAAATAGGTTAGCCGGTTATAATCTTTCTTTAGGTCAGATAACAAAAGCGGTTCAATCACTCTCATACAATGTACCCAACATTAAAAACAGAACAAAAGACAATCAGATTGTCATATTCGGTGTCAAAAATGCAGTTCAAAGCATAGAAGATATTAACAATATCATCGTCGCAGACTATATGGGATCGCCTATCTATCTAAAACAAGTCGCTGATGTCACGGACGGATATAACTATCAAAACTTCAAATCAGCACAGATCAGTATCCAAAGTGCAGACCATAAGTTTAGTAAACTTCAAAACCAAGTGACGCTGACAATATCGAAACTTCAAGGTACGAATGCCGTCGTGATAGCAGATGCGGTAAAAGAGGAGCTTAGCAAGTACAAAGATATGCTTGCTAAAAACGGCATCAACTACGTGATCACGAGAAATGACGGCGAACGTGCCAACGACGCCGTTAATGAACTGGTATTTCACTTGATCCTCTCTATCATTATCATCGCTATTTTGCTGATTTTCGTCCTTGGATGGAGAGAATCGCTTATTGTCACATTTACGGTCCCTGCGATCCTCGCTATTACACTGTTTGTAGCTTATCTAAGCGGTCAGACGATCAACAGGATCACGCTCTTTGCATTCCTGCTGAGCCTTGGACTTTTAGTCGATGCAGCCATCATCGTGATCGAGAACATTCACCGTCATTATCATTCTGCCGATTCGGCGCATAAAGATAAAGACGAGTTGATGATCGAAGCAACGGATGAGATCGGTGCACCGACGAACATAGCGACACTGGCGATCATTATGACGATGATACCGATGGCTTTTGTCGGACAGATGATGGGTCAGTTTATGAAACCGATCCCTGCAAATGTCCCTGTCGCACTGATAGCTTCACTTTTTGTAGCTTATATATTTACCCCTTACTTAGCAGTAAGAATACTCAAAAGACCTAAGCATAATGAGGAGCACAAATAA
- a CDS encoding efflux RND transporter periplasmic adaptor subunit has product MKYIIAILLLGSALFAEPITLSGSVISDNQKMITSRFMGFVTQVNVSEGEKVKKGQLLYTIDSKEIDSALNQVELGISQAQLSLQMYQNQYENVKLNLERHKRLLEKDMVSKYDVENLALAAKNLEDMISIATKQVEQAKARLAEVKNQYQYLNIKAPNNGVVIAKNIKVGEMAMPGMPAIVLSDLTDLKISVEIAESDLKKFPYGKKVKVEIPSTGISTIGKVTAIIPNSNPMTHSFKIKVSFKNNNGVVYPGMYATITAE; this is encoded by the coding sequence ATGAAATATATTATAGCAATTCTACTTCTTGGTTCGGCACTTTTTGCTGAACCGATCACACTTTCTGGAAGTGTTATTTCAGATAACCAAAAAATGATCACCAGCCGTTTTATGGGGTTTGTAACACAAGTCAATGTGTCAGAGGGAGAAAAAGTAAAAAAAGGGCAACTTCTTTATACGATCGATTCAAAAGAGATAGATTCGGCACTCAACCAAGTCGAACTCGGGATCTCTCAGGCACAGCTGTCACTTCAGATGTACCAAAACCAGTATGAAAACGTTAAACTAAATTTAGAGCGTCATAAGCGTCTTTTAGAAAAAGATATGGTCTCAAAATATGATGTCGAAAACCTTGCTCTTGCAGCTAAAAACCTGGAAGACATGATATCTATTGCAACAAAACAGGTAGAACAAGCCAAAGCACGTCTTGCAGAAGTTAAAAACCAATACCAGTATCTTAATATCAAAGCTCCGAACAATGGTGTCGTCATCGCTAAGAACATCAAAGTGGGAGAGATGGCAATGCCGGGTATGCCTGCGATCGTCCTTTCAGATCTTACCGACCTTAAGATATCTGTTGAGATAGCAGAAAGTGATCTAAAAAAGTTCCCGTACGGTAAAAAAGTAAAAGTCGAGATCCCTTCAACGGGAATATCGACTATAGGTAAAGTAACGGCTATCATACCAAACTCAAATCCTATGACACACTCGTTTAAGATCAAAGTATCTTTTAAAAACAATAATGGTGTCGTATATCCCGGTATGTACGCTACTATTACTGCTGAGTAA